The following are encoded in a window of Roseimaritima ulvae genomic DNA:
- a CDS encoding polysaccharide deacetylase family protein, whose product MTEALRCWPVATRADRGAFLKVLKELYKGDPNWVPPLWSHQKELVGFKKHPFYDDADCQAFLVARDGKVVGRVLALVNHGHNRRYDEKRGFFGFFECADDQEAATLLFDTASQWLVEQGMTAVRGPANPSLNYECGTLVEGFDTPPTFMITYNSPYHDKLITGAGFEKTEDLYSYDAHVSILDKLDPKLKFILDEVKRRFEVVCRPLDKKRIDADVRIFLEIYNRSLEGTWGYVPMSDAEIDHQAKGLKHLLVPEVTSIAEIKGEPVGAGFGLLDFNPIIKKINGRLLPFGWIRLFTDRKKLTRVRLVSTNVLPEYQKWGLGLVTLERIIPDALKFGITDAEFSWVLESNSLSRNTIERGGAEKNKVHRIYDRQL is encoded by the coding sequence ATGACTGAAGCACTGCGTTGTTGGCCCGTCGCCACTCGAGCCGATCGTGGGGCTTTTCTGAAGGTGTTGAAGGAGCTCTACAAGGGAGATCCCAATTGGGTGCCGCCGCTATGGAGCCATCAGAAAGAACTAGTCGGTTTTAAAAAACACCCCTTCTATGATGACGCCGACTGCCAAGCCTTTTTGGTCGCACGCGACGGGAAGGTTGTGGGGCGGGTGTTGGCATTGGTGAATCATGGCCACAACCGGAGGTATGACGAGAAACGCGGCTTCTTTGGTTTCTTCGAGTGTGCCGATGACCAGGAAGCCGCCACGCTGTTGTTTGATACGGCTTCGCAGTGGTTGGTCGAGCAAGGCATGACGGCGGTTCGCGGTCCGGCCAATCCCAGTTTGAACTACGAATGCGGCACCTTGGTCGAGGGGTTCGATACACCGCCGACCTTCATGATCACCTACAACTCGCCCTATCACGACAAATTGATTACGGGGGCGGGATTTGAAAAGACCGAAGATCTATACAGCTACGATGCGCATGTCAGCATCTTGGACAAGCTGGATCCAAAGCTGAAGTTCATTTTGGACGAGGTCAAGCGTCGTTTTGAAGTCGTCTGCCGGCCTTTGGACAAGAAGCGGATCGATGCCGATGTGCGGATCTTTCTGGAGATCTACAATCGGTCCCTGGAAGGTACCTGGGGCTATGTGCCGATGTCCGATGCGGAAATCGATCATCAAGCCAAGGGGCTCAAGCATCTGTTGGTGCCCGAGGTAACCAGTATCGCCGAGATCAAGGGCGAGCCGGTGGGGGCCGGGTTTGGGCTGTTAGACTTCAATCCGATCATCAAAAAAATCAATGGCCGGCTGTTGCCCTTCGGCTGGATCCGGTTGTTTACCGATCGCAAAAAATTGACGCGGGTACGGTTGGTCAGCACGAACGTGTTGCCCGAATATCAGAAGTGGGGCCTGGGGCTGGTCACGCTGGAACGGATCATCCCGGACGCCCTGAAGTTTGGGATTACGGACGCCGAATTTTCGTGGGTGTTGGAAAGCAATAGTTTGTCGCGCAACACGATCGAACGCGGCGGTGCGGAAAAAAACAAAGTCCACCGCATCTACGATCGTCAGCTGTAA
- a CDS encoding putative zinc-binding metallopeptidase has protein sequence MAGKNKTKNKNKKLHPDDLNQMTDDELLQTRICDLGVQLEGSRLELRIQQMREELLQRGIRHQPHCWLSDEWYSPSGIPGIAIPFYLAHPRLMRLERRQLLEVEGGTQESCQKILRHEAGHAIDTAYRLSRRPTYRKLFGNPNRPYPRYYQPQPYSKQYVLHLDLWYAQSHPVEDFAETFAVWLRPNGRWRARYGNWPAIKKLDAIERMMKDIQGKKPFITTRRRIDPMHRINKTLAEHYEAKRGYYGLNHPRFYDRDLRRLFSTEPRHRRNMTAARFLTNVRAELRRSVAEWTGVYQYTIDQVLSEMVSRCRELKLRVGDSPEQTKRDATILLTVQTMNYLHEGKHRIAL, from the coding sequence ATCTGTGATCTGGGGGTGCAATTGGAAGGTTCGCGGCTGGAGCTTCGTATTCAGCAGATGCGGGAAGAGCTGCTGCAACGCGGCATCCGCCATCAACCCCACTGCTGGCTCAGCGACGAGTGGTACTCGCCCTCGGGGATCCCCGGCATTGCGATCCCCTTCTACCTGGCCCATCCGCGGCTGATGCGACTGGAACGACGCCAGTTGTTGGAAGTCGAAGGCGGCACGCAGGAAAGCTGTCAGAAAATTTTGCGACACGAAGCCGGACACGCCATCGATACCGCTTATCGATTATCGCGGCGGCCGACCTACCGCAAACTGTTCGGCAACCCCAACCGGCCCTACCCGCGGTACTATCAACCTCAGCCCTACAGCAAACAGTACGTGCTGCACCTGGATCTGTGGTACGCCCAATCCCACCCAGTGGAAGATTTTGCCGAAACCTTTGCCGTCTGGTTGCGGCCCAACGGTCGCTGGCGAGCTCGCTACGGAAACTGGCCGGCGATCAAAAAGCTGGATGCGATCGAGCGGATGATGAAGGACATCCAGGGCAAAAAACCGTTCATCACCACGCGTCGCCGCATCGATCCGATGCACCGGATCAACAAGACGCTGGCCGAACATTACGAAGCCAAACGCGGCTATTACGGCCTTAACCACCCGCGTTTCTACGATCGCGACCTGCGGCGGTTGTTTTCCACCGAGCCACGACATCGCCGCAATATGACGGCTGCCCGGTTTTTGACCAACGTCCGCGCCGAACTGCGACGCAGCGTGGCCGAATGGACCGGCGTGTACCAGTACACTATCGATCAAGTCTTGTCCGAGATGGTTTCCCGTTGCCGAGAATTAAAACTACGCGTGGGGGATTCGCCCGAACAAACCAAACGCGACGCCACTATTTTGTTGACCGTGCAGACAATGAATTATCTGCATGAAGGGAAACATCGGATTGCCCTATGA
- a CDS encoding D-alanine--D-alanine ligase family protein — MSKKRRVLALVREGHVPPASTEGFSDAEIDAWKAEFDVVDTLKSMGHEVLPLGVYDDLGPIRESLREFQPDIVFMLLEEFHGVVTYDHAVTSYLELMRQPYTGCNPRGMLLSKDKTLCKKILAYHRIPSPQFMVFPPGRRVRRPKRLSFPLFVKSAIEDASLGISQASIVHNDEALAERVRYLQELTTGDVLAEQYIEGRELYVGVIGNERLQTFPTWELLFSNTPDDQPKIATRHVKWDRQYQERHGIKTQAAEDLPEGVDARIHKICKRVYRALGMSGYGRMDLRVTADGQIYVLEANANPNIEFGEDFSESAESIGISYESLLQRIINLGLKYKAPWQW; from the coding sequence ATGAGTAAAAAACGACGCGTCCTGGCTTTGGTCCGCGAAGGCCACGTACCGCCCGCCTCAACCGAGGGCTTTAGCGACGCGGAAATCGACGCCTGGAAAGCCGAATTCGACGTCGTCGATACGCTCAAATCGATGGGCCACGAAGTCTTACCGCTGGGCGTCTACGACGACCTCGGACCGATCCGCGAATCGCTCCGCGAATTCCAGCCCGACATCGTGTTCATGCTGCTGGAAGAATTCCATGGCGTGGTTACCTACGACCACGCCGTGACCAGCTATCTGGAATTGATGCGGCAGCCCTACACCGGCTGCAACCCCCGCGGCATGCTGCTCAGCAAAGACAAAACGCTGTGCAAAAAAATCCTGGCCTACCACCGCATCCCCTCGCCGCAGTTCATGGTCTTTCCGCCTGGACGCCGCGTCCGCCGGCCCAAACGCTTGTCCTTTCCGCTGTTCGTCAAATCCGCCATCGAAGACGCTTCCCTGGGGATCTCACAGGCCTCCATCGTGCACAACGATGAAGCGCTCGCCGAACGGGTCCGCTACCTGCAAGAACTGACCACCGGCGATGTGCTGGCCGAACAATATATCGAAGGCCGGGAACTGTACGTGGGCGTGATCGGCAACGAGCGACTCCAGACGTTCCCAACTTGGGAACTGCTGTTTTCTAACACCCCCGACGATCAACCCAAAATCGCCACCCGACATGTCAAATGGGACCGCCAATATCAGGAGCGCCACGGCATCAAAACCCAAGCCGCCGAAGATTTGCCTGAAGGTGTTGATGCCCGTATCCACAAAATTTGCAAACGGGTCTACCGGGCGTTGGGCATGAGCGGCTACGGACGGATGGATCTGCGGGTCACCGCCGACGGACAGATCTATGTGCTCGAAGCCAATGCCAACCCGAATATCGAATTCGGCGAAGACTTCAGCGAATCGGCCGAAAGCATCGGCATCTCCTACGAATCGCTGCTGCAGCGAATCATCAACCTGGGGCTGAAATACAAAGCCCCCTGGCAATGGTAG